In one Curtobacterium citreum genomic region, the following are encoded:
- a CDS encoding amidase domain-containing protein, whose translation MSSSFTRRSLLSLAGVAGIGLAVAACSRGGDGGSDPTGAASGRASGGSGSAAGTATPAASSLEPAQVPLAGGVTVTIAGTGLGAVRGVTVGGVAARDVQASATKVTFTVPHQAMYTAGAADVALFTTAIEPSPSANRSSDGNGSAANDGQAGATQDDATATPSPTVAPVPDASTAVATSSLTYAALTDVDRQLEYAMAHWEDYNTAEYGTMNPIGGDCANYVSQTLIARGWQQRSDWYNRDGGAQHSATWTYCPSMDPWLSANASTFGLTRRPLDERSKVKVGDIVFYDWNANQSPDHVTIVSEVFTEPDGTVRIKSASHNQDGPYRDLDEMITVQHPGGTAWFHTFDA comes from the coding sequence ATGTCTTCCTCGTTCACGCGTCGTTCGCTGCTCTCGCTCGCCGGTGTCGCCGGCATCGGCCTCGCCGTGGCCGCCTGCTCCCGTGGTGGGGACGGCGGATCGGACCCCACCGGGGCCGCCTCGGGCCGTGCGTCCGGCGGGTCCGGCAGCGCGGCCGGCACGGCGACACCCGCGGCCTCCTCGCTCGAGCCGGCGCAGGTGCCGCTCGCCGGCGGGGTCACGGTCACGATCGCGGGGACCGGCCTCGGTGCCGTCCGGGGGGTCACGGTCGGCGGGGTCGCCGCGCGGGACGTGCAGGCCTCGGCGACCAAGGTGACCTTCACGGTTCCGCACCAGGCGATGTACACCGCCGGAGCCGCGGACGTCGCACTCTTCACCACCGCGATCGAGCCTTCGCCGTCGGCGAACCGCTCGTCGGACGGCAACGGCAGCGCCGCGAACGACGGTCAGGCGGGGGCGACGCAGGACGACGCCACCGCGACGCCGAGCCCGACCGTCGCACCGGTGCCGGACGCGTCGACCGCCGTCGCGACGAGCTCGCTGACGTACGCGGCCCTGACCGACGTGGACCGGCAGCTCGAGTACGCGATGGCCCACTGGGAGGACTACAACACCGCCGAGTACGGCACCATGAACCCGATCGGCGGTGACTGCGCGAACTACGTCAGCCAGACGCTGATCGCGCGTGGATGGCAGCAGCGGAGCGACTGGTACAACCGGGACGGCGGGGCGCAGCACAGTGCGACGTGGACCTACTGCCCGTCGATGGACCCGTGGCTCAGCGCGAACGCGTCGACGTTCGGTCTGACCCGTCGGCCCCTCGACGAGCGCAGCAAGGTCAAGGTCGGGGACATCGTCTTCTACGACTGGAACGCGAATCAGTCACCCGACCACGTGACGATCGTGTCCGAGGTGTTCACCGAGCCGGACGGCACCGTCCGCATCAAGTCGGCGAGCCACAACCAGGACGGGCCCTACCGGGACCTCGACGAGATGATCACCGTGCAGCACCCGGGCGGCACCGCCTGGTTCCACACGTTCGACGCGTAG
- a CDS encoding GNAT family N-acetyltransferase, with translation MTTIPTLSHGRVTIRPLRLRDTRDLDVALASNRSWLRTWEATNPSGHVSTDVRGSIRALQANARAGLGLPFAMELDGRFVGQLNVSGISYGSLASASIGYWVVEDAAGHNVTPIAVAMAVDHCFRVVGIHRIEICIRPENAPSLRVVEKLGFRYEGLRRRYIHINGDWRDHFCFALVAEEVREGVLDRWVAGRVPAGVGSVPLAARDEAAMPLDTRPRIQ, from the coding sequence ATGACGACGATCCCGACCCTGTCCCACGGGCGGGTCACCATCCGGCCCCTCCGCCTCCGGGACACACGCGACCTCGACGTCGCCCTGGCCTCGAACCGCAGCTGGCTCCGGACGTGGGAGGCCACGAACCCGTCCGGCCACGTGTCGACGGACGTCCGCGGCAGCATCCGCGCGCTGCAGGCCAACGCCCGCGCCGGGCTCGGGCTCCCGTTCGCGATGGAGCTCGACGGTCGCTTCGTCGGCCAGCTCAACGTGTCCGGCATCTCCTACGGCTCCCTCGCGAGCGCGTCGATCGGCTACTGGGTCGTCGAGGACGCCGCCGGGCACAACGTGACCCCGATCGCCGTCGCGATGGCCGTCGACCACTGCTTCCGGGTCGTCGGCATCCACCGCATCGAGATCTGCATCCGTCCGGAGAACGCCCCCAGCCTGCGGGTCGTCGAGAAGCTCGGCTTCCGGTACGAGGGACTCCGCCGCCGCTACATCCACATCAACGGCGACTGGCGCGACCACTTCTGCTTCGCCCTCGTCGCGGAGGAGGTCCGCGAGGGCGTCCTCGACCGCTGGGTGGCGGGTCGCGTCCCGGCCGGCGTCGGCAGCGTGCCGCTGGCGGCCCGCGACGAGGCCGCCATGCCGCTCGACACCCGTCCCCGCATCCAGTGA
- the galU gene encoding UTP--glucose-1-phosphate uridylyltransferase GalU, with amino-acid sequence MGFQISKAVIPAAGLGTRFLPATKAMPKEMLPVVDKPAIQYVVEEAVGAGLTDVLMITGRNKNALENHFDHVSELEETLKKKGDHEKLQKVNQSTDLADMHYVRQGDPLGLGHAVLRAKMHVGREPFAVLLGDDIIDARDPLLKRMIEVQGEKNATIVALLEVPASQTHMYGIATVEETDTDDVVKITGLVEKPPQGEAPSNLAIIGRYVIRPEVFDVLEKQEPGKGGEIQLTDALMKMAGAEEWTGGVYGVVFRGRRYDTGDKLDYIKAIVQLASDRDDLGPDLKSWLKEFNAGE; translated from the coding sequence ATGGGCTTCCAGATTTCGAAGGCGGTGATCCCGGCCGCAGGCCTGGGCACGCGCTTCCTCCCCGCGACCAAGGCGATGCCGAAGGAGATGCTCCCGGTCGTCGACAAGCCGGCGATCCAGTACGTGGTGGAAGAGGCCGTCGGCGCCGGACTCACCGACGTCCTGATGATCACCGGGCGCAACAAGAACGCGCTCGAGAACCACTTCGACCACGTGTCCGAGCTCGAGGAGACCCTGAAGAAGAAGGGCGACCACGAGAAGCTCCAGAAGGTCAACCAGTCGACCGACCTCGCCGACATGCACTACGTCCGCCAGGGCGACCCGCTCGGCCTCGGCCACGCGGTGCTCCGGGCCAAGATGCACGTCGGGCGCGAGCCGTTCGCGGTCCTGCTCGGTGACGACATCATCGACGCCCGCGACCCGCTCCTCAAGCGCATGATCGAGGTCCAGGGCGAGAAGAACGCGACGATCGTCGCGCTCCTCGAGGTCCCGGCCTCGCAGACCCACATGTACGGCATCGCGACGGTCGAGGAGACCGACACCGACGACGTCGTGAAGATCACCGGCCTGGTCGAGAAGCCCCCGCAGGGCGAAGCCCCCTCGAACCTCGCCATCATCGGCCGCTACGTCATCCGCCCCGAGGTCTTCGACGTCCTCGAGAAGCAGGAGCCGGGCAAGGGCGGCGAGATCCAGCTCACCGACGCCCTCATGAAGATGGCCGGCGCCGAGGAGTGGACCGGCGGCGTGTACGGCGTCGTGTTCCGTGGACGTCGGTACGACACCGGTGACAAACTCGACTACATCAAGGCGATCGTGCAGCTCGCCTCGGACCGCGATGACCTCGGCCCCGACCTCAAGTCGTGGCTCAAGGAGTTCAACGCGGGCGAATAG
- a CDS encoding 5-formyltetrahydrofolate cyclo-ligase, whose product MTADLGNEKRALRAELRQRRRTRTATERDGDSLALTATLQRFVEERQVRSLALYLSAPDEPDVRPFLNWAHEHGVRVLLPVTREDGLLDWAVGDGESEREGLSGMPEVVGEVLSPLALGDVDAILTPAAAVARDGCRMGWGRGYYDKTLGSMANRPPVYAVIFDAEYLDEVPREAHDEPVDGIITPSRIITFRS is encoded by the coding sequence ATGACCGCCGACCTCGGGAACGAGAAGCGAGCCCTGCGGGCCGAGCTCCGGCAGCGCCGGCGCACCCGGACCGCGACCGAACGGGACGGCGACAGCCTCGCCCTGACCGCGACCCTGCAGCGCTTCGTCGAGGAACGGCAGGTCCGCTCCCTCGCACTGTACCTGTCGGCGCCGGACGAGCCCGACGTGCGACCGTTCCTGAACTGGGCGCACGAGCACGGCGTGCGGGTGCTCCTGCCGGTGACCCGCGAGGACGGCTTGCTCGACTGGGCCGTCGGCGACGGCGAGTCCGAGCGCGAGGGCCTGTCGGGCATGCCCGAGGTGGTCGGCGAGGTGCTCTCCCCACTCGCCCTCGGCGACGTCGACGCGATCCTGACCCCCGCGGCCGCCGTCGCGAGGGACGGCTGCCGGATGGGCTGGGGCCGCGGCTACTACGACAAGACGCTCGGGTCCATGGCGAACCGTCCGCCCGTCTATGCTGTGATCTTCGACGCGGAGTACCTCGACGAGGTCCCGCGCGAGGCCCACGACGAACCCGTCGACGGCATCATCACGCCGTCGCGCATCATCACCTTCCGGAGCTAG
- a CDS encoding FmdB family zinc ribbon protein yields MPTYSYRCTACDNAFDVKQSFSDAALTECPVCGGVLRKVFSPVGVTFNGGGFYRTDSRSTPSSGGPSSGGSSSGGSSSGGSSSGDSSSSTSKAAPKKTESKPAAPSAS; encoded by the coding sequence GTGCCCACCTACTCGTACCGCTGCACCGCGTGCGACAACGCCTTCGACGTCAAGCAGTCGTTCTCCGACGCCGCACTCACCGAGTGCCCGGTGTGCGGGGGCGTCCTGCGCAAGGTCTTCTCCCCCGTCGGCGTGACGTTCAACGGCGGCGGCTTCTACCGCACCGACTCGCGGTCGACGCCCTCGTCCGGTGGCCCGTCGTCGGGTGGCTCGTCGTCGGGTGGCTCGTCGTCCGGCGGCTCGTCGTCCGGTGACTCCTCGTCGAGCACGTCGAAGGCCGCACCGAAGAAGACCGAGTCGAAGCCGGCCGCGCCCAGCGCCTCCTGA
- the mscL gene encoding large conductance mechanosensitive channel protein MscL, translating into MKGFKEFLLRGNVIDLAVAVVIGAAFTAIVTAIVNAVINPAIGAVFNASSLDKALPVAIPTVSGGEAVMYFGAVIGAVINFVIVAAVVYFALVLPVNHLKKLAFERVQKNQEQTPQDVPPTDVEVLLEIRDLLRTQNGAAVGTGGGAHVAPSTAPEGPGIAGTTKL; encoded by the coding sequence GTGAAGGGCTTCAAGGAGTTCCTGCTCCGCGGGAACGTCATCGACCTGGCCGTCGCGGTCGTCATCGGTGCGGCGTTCACCGCCATCGTGACCGCGATCGTCAACGCCGTCATCAACCCGGCGATCGGCGCGGTCTTCAACGCGTCGAGCCTGGACAAGGCGCTGCCCGTCGCGATCCCGACCGTCTCGGGCGGCGAGGCGGTGATGTACTTCGGCGCGGTGATCGGCGCGGTCATCAACTTCGTCATCGTCGCGGCGGTCGTGTACTTCGCACTCGTGCTCCCGGTGAACCACCTCAAGAAGCTCGCCTTCGAGCGGGTGCAGAAGAACCAGGAGCAGACGCCGCAGGACGTCCCGCCGACGGACGTCGAGGTGCTGCTCGAGATCCGCGACCTGCTGCGCACGCAGAACGGCGCCGCGGTCGGCACGGGTGGCGGGGCGCACGTGGCCCCGTCGACCGCGCCCGAGGGTCCGGGGATCGCCGGCACGACCAAGCTGTAG